In Aegilops tauschii subsp. strangulata cultivar AL8/78 chromosome 3, Aet v6.0, whole genome shotgun sequence, one genomic interval encodes:
- the LOC109780711 gene encoding uncharacterized protein, which produces MAGARNNELRMTLLGLALLGLLLLSHTAAPVEAAAGVHENSFSMNSVGGRSLKSFSMNTADSGNGAKGGKVKPAGGDF; this is translated from the coding sequence ATGGCGGGCGCAAGGAACAACGAGCTCCGCATGACCCTGCTCGGCCTGGCCCTGCTGGGGCTCCTGCTGCTGAGCCACACCGCGGCGCCGGTGGAAGCCGCCGCGGGCGTGCACGAGAACAGCTTCTCCATGAACAGCGTCGGCGGCCGCAGTCTCAAAAGCTTCAGCATGAACACTGCCGACAGCGGCAACGGCGCCAAGGGGGGGAAGGTCAAACCCGCCGGCGGCGACTTCTGA